The genome window TTCTTTCGTCACTGCAAGGCGTCTGTCATGGCCACTCTCCGACGGCACGGGTTTACGCTGATTGAGCTTCTTGTCGTGATCGCCATCATCGCGGTCCTCGTGGCGATCCTCCTCCCCGCCGTTCAGCAGGCGCGAGAGGCGGCGCGGCGGAGCCAGTGCACCAACAACATGAAGCAGTTGGGCATCGCGATGCACAACTACCACGAGACGATGGGATCGCTCCCTATCGGCGCCGGGGGCGGCTTGGTTGCGCTGCCCGCCTCAGGGACTGTCGACGCGAGCCAGAGCGGTTATGTCTGGCTGCGGGCGATCCTTCCCTATATCGACCAGACCGCCAGTTACAACATGTGGGACGAGCGGTATCAGTACGCCGTCGGAAACAACAACAAGGTGATCCAGTCGCCGATTCCCGGGATGCGATGTCCCAGCGATACGGCCACGCAGCCTTGGAACAACACGCCGAACTACAACTACGCCGTCAACCTCGGGAACACGACCTACAACCGGACGAACCCGTTCAATGGCGTCGCTTTCGGGCAGTCGCCGTTTGACGCCACCACGGCGGCGGCGGTCCGATCCTACAAGTTTTCCGACATGGGGGACGGCGTTTCCAATGTCCTGCTGCTCGGGGAGATCCGCCAGGGACAGAACGGAACAGACCTTCGCGGCCTGATCTGGTATGTCCCTCACGTCGGCTTCACGGCCCACAATCCTCCCAATACGTCCGTCCCTGACCGGCTCAACGCGGGCTTCTGCGTCGCCGCCAACTCGGCCATTCAGCTCCCCTGTGCGGGCACGGATACGAACAACCCCACGATGTTCTCCGCCCGCAGCCGGCACGTCGGCGGGGTCAATGTTGTCCTCGGCGACGGCTCGGTTCGATTCGTT of Planctomyces sp. SH-PL14 contains these proteins:
- a CDS encoding DUF1559 domain-containing protein — encoded protein: MATLRRHGFTLIELLVVIAIIAVLVAILLPAVQQAREAARRSQCTNNMKQLGIAMHNYHETMGSLPIGAGGGLVALPASGTVDASQSGYVWLRAILPYIDQTASYNMWDERYQYAVGNNNKVIQSPIPGMRCPSDTATQPWNNTPNYNYAVNLGNTTYNRTNPFNGVAFGQSPFDATTAAAVRSYKFSDMGDGVSNVLLLGEIRQGQNGTDLRGLIWYVPHVGFTAHNPPNTSVPDRLNAGFCVAANSAIQLPCAGTDTNNPTMFSARSRHVGGVNVVLGDGSVRFVSDAVNLQTWRDLSTMFDGRALGEF